The following is a genomic window from Desulfofarcimen acetoxidans DSM 771.
AATAATATCGCCGGAAAAATCATCAGTAATTACTGCGATATCTATATCACTATCCCGATCATGGTTTCCATTAACGAAAGAACCAAACAAATAGACCGATTCCACGTTCATTTCCTCTTTGACCAAGTCGGCATATTTTTCTGCGATAGAAGTTATTTCTTCTCTAATACTACTAAAAGCCACGTCTTCAACTCCTCAATAGCCACCAAGTTTTCTTTTGTAAAAGCCGGAGTACACTTTTGGTAAAAACTATGCTTGTAGTCCGGATATCTGGCTGCAATATTGAAACTGGTTATCATGTCCAGTTGGTCCTTCTGTTTATCATTAGTGTTCAAAGCAGCTTTCTCCGATAGTCTTAGCAGATCATGAATTCTGGGAACCTCTGTATCAATTCGCGCCACATAAACCGCTTTCAATAACTTTTCTAAAACCAGGTGGCCCATAAATAAACTCCAGTGATAATCCTTGCTGTCATATAAATGCATCATAGTTTGATAATCTCGCTCTGCAGAGGTGATCCAGTACCTAATAATTTCATTTTTAGTCAAAACGGCCACCTTCCTTAAAGTTATTTCAGACTTAATCTATTATACTTGTAAATATTGGATAAAGCAATATAAAAAAGGACTGACAACTTTTTAAAATTGGCTTTTTTGTTAACACCCCTCGTGGTGCTCAGGCCAGTGCTATTTAGCATGGTTGAAACTGCTGAAGGAGAATGGACTTAATCCTTTTATTTATCTTAGTTATCTCTTTGAGAAACTTCCCAATATGGCTACCCAAAATCGGGACGGACTCATTAGATAAGTTACTTCCTTGGTCAAATACTTTACCTACTATCTGTCGAGTACATATTAAGAATACTTAAATCTCCAACCTATTTCAAGATGGGGATTATTTTACGCTGACCGATAAAAAGCATTATGTACTAAAAAGAGCCAACCAGCACGAAAGATGGTTAACTCTTTTGTCTTTTTTCTATGATACTAACCCTAAGAAATAGTGGTTTTTATATATTTTACCCAGGATCTGGCACTAGTGAATATAAGGTATTTCTGGTAGTTTTTTTTACAAGGGTCTGACCCTTATGAGTGAACGGTTTTCTCTTTTTAAATTTTTTCGAGCAGGAGTACTTTCCAGTATCTTTCTTCTATTCTCTGGATAACGTCCTTCAATGTTAAATGGCTATAATTCGGATAATAAATCAACTACGCAATTGACATCAATAGGTAAAAACACGGTATTTGGTGATGGTTTATATGAAAAGCTCATTCAACACTGAAATTAAATAGAATAAGTTTGCTCGCCACACAGACTGTCCCGACCTTACATACTTTTTTAGTACATAGGCCGCCGTGACTTTTACGTCCGGGCACACCGCAGTTTGTTACCTCCCTGCGTTCCGGATATGCTAATCAACTGAATCGGCTAATTGGTGATAGGCGACTTTCACGCCATTAGATTCTCAGCCTTGACGGCTGCTCCCGCACGGTCAGACCCTGATGAAAAATGTCGAATGCTTTCGGCATTTTTCCCGAGCACTAACAACATTTTATTAATCCCAAGGAATGTACTACTCTTAATGCAACTCGTTTTTAATTTTCTGTACAATTTCTTTATCCAGTGCAGTTATTTTACATATAACATCAACCGATATACCTTCTTTCAAGGCCGCCCTTGCTGTTTCTAAAGCCTTTTTCAACTCGCCTTCTTTTATGCCTTCCTTAATACCCTCTTTTATACCCTCTTTTTTCGCCTGCTGCTGCATCTCATCTAGTGTTACCTCAAGGTTCATAATCATAAATTCCACCTCCAACTGGTTGGCTTCCTCCATAATACGGTCAACTTCCTTATGCAAATGGACCGGCATTCTCGGCTTGATGACATTTTTGAGCCAAATCATAATTTGCCTGAATTCATCCTGAGTTAGTTTTCTCAATACCCTGATTAATTTCCTCAGGCGTGTAATTAATTCCTTATGGTTCATTGTCTGGTCGAGAACAAATACGCTGGCTATCAGGTTTGCCATTTCGTACAGTTCCTCATCTTTGTATCTGTTGACATCAAACAATATGTAACTAAAGTCCAATACCCGCCCACCGAATATTTGACAGTCAGACAGCATTTCCCTGAAATTCATCTTTGCCGTCCAGTTGTTCTTGCCATTGTACAATACCGCCGGGACTATAGCCGGCAGCCTAAAGTCTTTACGATCCCTTTCTTCTTTCTGTGTGTTATTGTACGTTTCTCTCCATATCTGCACCATGTACTGCAGTAAACGAAAGGGCATCAGAAAATCTACAGTAGATTGTAACTCCAGCAGTACGTAGAATATGACATCCTTTTCCTTCGTCCGGAGCCGATACACCACATCTGCCTCTTTTTCACTGAAATCTTCCAGCACGAATGACTTATCAACTAGGAGCAACCCATCTTCTTCTATTTCGTTCACCCAATCCTCTTGCACAAAGGTTTTGATTAATTCCAGAAATATCTTTTTATTGCTGAGAAGCTGCTTATAACCCTTGTCATGGGGATGGTGTGGATGTTTTAGGTTAGGTTGGCCACTTTCCGTCATGGGATCACTCCCTTCGTAATTATTATATCACAGACTGCCAGTAAATGGTCTTAGCATTATGAAAGCCTTTTGTTGTAAAAGTGGATAATTACCTCCGCAACTTTATCCTATTCTATTATTTGGTCCGATCTATTTGAAAAAATTACTGTTCTCCTCATCACAAAAAATATTCCAGACAATCAGCTTTCTTAAACACGTTTTCTAATACTCTATCAAAATTAGTCGTAATTACCGGACCCATCGCTAATTGTGGTAATAAAAAGACTGATGTATCAGTGAGATCCTTATCATCTAATAAATGTTCTCCGAAGGCATCTTCTATGGCATTTATAAAGGCCCTATTACCAATATTATTCATTATTTCCTCTGCAGCATTTTCATATTTGCTCTCATATAATAATGGTTCTATTTTATCTTCTAATCCATATTGTTCTGAAATATCACTAAGAAAAGAATACCAGCCAGGATATCCAAAAGGGATAGATAATCCTGCTCCTACAAAGGGAACGACTCCTAATTTGGATTTCATTTGATTTATTAATCGACGAATGTTACCTTTGTTTTCTTTCATTTCAAATATCGCAGGTATTTTATTAAGCTGTTCCAATATCTAATCACCTCTTTTTAGTAATCACTGTTAAATTGGTACGGGTTTGCTAATAAAGCTAGAATAAACTGTTAGTATTTACCAAAGATCTGACCTTCTTGAGTGAGAGCGAATAACTGGAAATGTTTTACTAGCAACGGGTCCCGGTAAACATTTGGAAAAAACGATTTTCTTTTTTCAAATGTTTACTAGCATGCATGATCTTGCCATAAACAACATACAACGTCACCCCATGAACAAGATAGGCTAAACGTAACGTCATAATACTTAATTCGAAATCTTTGAAGCAACTGGCAGTCTTTTAAATGGTCTGACCCTTATGAAAGGTTATTTTTATTTATTACAGGAATGCTCCTAATCTCCATATCCATCCGGATTGCTTGACTGCCAGCGCCAGGAGTCTGCACACATCTCCCTGATACCCCTTTCAGCGGCCCAACCAAGTTCTTTCTTTGCTTTTGTTGGATCAGCGAAACATATGGCCACATCACCAGGCCTTCTTTCTACTATGCAATAAGGCACCTTCCTGCCAGAAGCATTTTCAAAGGACGCTACCATTTCAAGTACGCTATAGCCTCTTCCTGTGCCTAAGTTATATGCATCGATACTGTTACCGAACATAATCCTCTCAAGAGCCTTTAGGTGCCCCAGAGCAAGATCCACTACATGAATATAATCCCTTACTCCAGTACCATCTGGGGTAGGATAATCATTGCCAAACACTTTGAGTTCCTCCAGTTTCCCTACCGCAACCTGCGTGATATAGGGCATGAGATTGTTAGGTATACCATTGGGATCCTCACCGATAAGACCGCTCTCGTGTGCACCTATCGGATTGAAATAACGAAGGAGTGCTATGCTCCAAGCTTTATCTGATAAATAAAGATCCTGCAATATCTCCTCTATCATAAGCTTAGTACGTCCATAGGGGTTGGTAGCTGCCAGTATGAAATCCTCCGTGATTGGGACACACTCGGGTATACCGTATACTGTAGCCGATGAGCTAAATACTAACTTCTTTACACCGTATTTCTGCATAACCTGACAGAGCACAAGAGTACCGGTTATATTATTATGATAATAGTGCAGGGGAACCTGTACCGACTCTCCCACTGCTTTAAGCCCGGCAAAATGAATTACTGCTTCTATGCTATTCTCAGAAAAAACCTTCTCAAGTCCTTCCTTATCTAAAACATCATCTTTATAAAACTTAATAGCCTTTCCTGTTATTTGATTTACCCGCTTTAAAGACTCAGGTTTGCTGTTTGACAGATTATCAACCACAACAACATCATAATCGGCATTAAGCAGTTCTACACAGGCATGACTGCCAATATATCCTGCTCCTCCCGTGACCAATATAACCATGAATTTTACCTCCTATATTCATCATCAGAATAAAATCAAAACGCATGTGGAAGGAAAACTCTTTCTTCCGATTTACAGTATATACTGAAATAAACTATTATAAAAAAATACTATCTTAAAAACTACATCTTGTCAATTTATGGACCATTGTAATTAGTAATGGCTCAGATCCTCACCAGCAAGATAGATTACTTTTATTGACCAATTACTGGGGCCGGACCCATGTAGAATTATAAAAAGAACGCTTGTCTCTTTTAAAATTTTTTCGAGCACTAAAAGTAACCCGTATTACTGTTAAAGTAGTACGGGTTTGCTAATAAAGCCAAATTGTTCGAATTACAAATGGGCCGGCATTCACTCACAGCATTACATACATCGGCTTAATTAAAGGACCAGGTAAAGGATCAATAGGCTATAAGGATGATCTATATGGCAACAAGAATACTTAAATCTCCAGCCTATTTCAAGATGAGGATTATTTTACGCTAACCGATAAAAAGCATTATGTACTAAAAAGAGCCAACCAGCACGAAGGATGATTAACTCTTTTTGTCTTTTTATATGGCATAACCCTAAGCAATAGTGGTTTTTTACAGCTTTTTCCGGGGGTCAGACCCTAGGGAAAAGAAAAGCCAGGTCCGGGAAAATAGACCGACCTGGCTTTTCTATGAGGGTAGAGTCCAAAATCAGAAAGATGCTTGTACGCTATACTGATACGGTACAACAATTTCCAAAGCAGGATGTGGTACAAATTTAAAATCGTCAGGGTTCCTTGTATATAAGGGAAGATCATTTACAATTGCAGTAGCCGCAATATAACAATCTTCAATATGGTAATCTCGGTATTCTGCTGATTGACGAGAGAGTAAACCAGCAGTTCTAGCCACTTTTTGGTTCGTAGGTAAAACTCGAAAAAGTGTTGGCAAAAGCAATTGAATTCTATTTTCCTCTTGTAAAGATATGTATGGATACTGGAGTAATTCTTTTATACTATGGCAAGAAATGTATCTATTAACTCTTTCATCAATTAGTTTATCAATTAACGATACAGCCATTTTTGAATTAAATTCATACATTTTATTTTTTGGCCGCGATTTTCGATGACTTCTGAGCACATCAATTAAAATATTTGTATCAATAAGAACACTATTCATTTATTTTATTACCTTTTATCGAAAAATGACGTGTCTTTGTCTTCCCATAAACCAGTTAATTCTTTCAAAGCCGCTTTTTCTTTTTTCATCTTTATCTTTTCCAATGGAGATAGATACTTGCTAATTTTTTTCTTTATATCTTTAACACCATAAACAATTTTAACTGTTGCCATTTTACTCACCTTCTTTTTTAAATTATCTCACGGGAAATATATACTGTCAATTATCACCCTATTTTTACCACTCTTTGCTAGCTTAATTATATCCCAAAGCAATACAACTTTTTTAGTAACTCCAAAACTTTCTTATAAATGGACACCAATAATATTGTACCAATTACAGAACCCTCCAAGTTATTTCCTGGGAGGTTTTGAGAGACGAGTTTAAGACATCTTATGTGTTGCTTTTTATCAGTATGTTGTCATCTAACTACTGACCTTTATTCACCATGCTGCCAGGCATTAAGATATGCTTCCTGTTCCGGTCACCTCGAAGATTTTCATCCAAACTAACTACAGTGCCGTCGAATACCTTAGTTCCGATAAAAAACATTATGAAAGACCAACCACCTTTCCAATGATTGGCCTTTATCGAATTATCAAATTATATCGTGTTGCATCTGAATCTTGGGGTGAGAATAATTGGTATTTATTTGCTGGGGCCAGATCCTAGGGAATGCAAGTATTGATTTAAAACATTGAGGCAGGCTAAGGGTGCCTGCCTTTTGTTGACAAATAAAGGTATTGGACAAATTTCCTTCAAATCCCGGACAACATACAACGTTATCATACTCGATTTGTTAACTGGAGTGGGAGTGGATCAGACCTATGTATATAAATTGCAAAATCTTACTGGGGTCTGACCTTAGTAAATGCAAGTCATTTATGGTAGATTTTTACGAGGGTCAGACTCCAGGGGGGAATTGCAAATAACGCTTTTTGTTATTTGCAATTCCTCCCTGGAGCACTACTCTATGCCGGTTTAAGGCGGTGGTTCGTGTTGTGTGTATTGCTTAACCTGATAGCTTTATTCTCTACAACAGCTTGTCTACCAATAGAATAATACTCCACTCCGGCATCTTTCATATCTTCAATGTCATATATATTTCTACCGTCATATACCAGCGGTGTCCTCATTTGCTTTTTATAGTCTTCCGGCTTAACTGCTTTAATTTCGTCCCATTCGGTGAAGATAAAGCAAACATTAGCACCGGAAAGTGCCTCCTCTGGGCTCTTAACGTAAGTAATCTTATGCTCACTCTCCGGATACTTCTGCCTAAAATTATCACTACCCACGGGGTCATAAGCATATATCATTGCCCCTCGATCCAACAGCAGCGGAACATTTTCAAGTGACGGTGCTTCCCGCAAATCATCTGTTCCCGGCTTAAAGGTTAGTCCCAACACTGCCACCTTAAGACCATCAAAAGTAATTAGCCTGTTCGAAGCCTTTCTGTATAATACTGTTTTCAGGTCATTATTTACCGTGATGGCAGCCTTAACCGTCCTTAGCTGATAGCCATTTTGCCTAGCTAGATAATCCAGTGCCTTAGTATCCTTGGGGAAGCAGCTACCGCCGTAACCGATTCCGGCATTTAAAAATTTACTGCCAATACGTTCATCAAATGACATTCCCCGTGCTACGTCCTGGATATCTGCGCCTACAAGCTCGCAGAGGTTAGCAATGTCATTCATATAGGATATTTTTAAGGCCAAAAAGTCATTGGCAGCATATTTGATCATCTCCGCCGACCGTCTACTTACTGATACAACTGGTAGATTAAATGGCTCATATATTTTCATGAGCATTTCCTCAGCCCATTTACTATCGTACCGATGATAATTCTTGCCGCCTCCAGAGTATCACGTACCGCTGTACCCTGGGCAAGAAATTCAGGATTACTAGCCACCTCTACTTTAACACTATTAACTAAAAAATCCTTAATAAATTGCTCTACTTTATCATTTGTGCCAACAGGAACTGTTGATTTTACCACCACAAGGCAGTCCTTCTCTATGGTTTCTGCAATTTGCCTGGCGACGGTAGCTATATAGGAAAGATTGGCGGAGCCATCGGGCTGCTCGGGAGTACCTACACCTATAAAAACGGCGTCTGCATCTTTGTATGCCTGAATATAGTCTGTGGTAAAATCAAGCCTACCAGCAACATAATTTTTTCTGCATTAGTTCCTCTAATCCTGTTTCATAGATAGGAGAAATGCCTTGCTTAAGCATATTGACTTTTTGTTCATCGATATCAACACAAGTAACATTGTGACCAACTTCGGCAAAACATACTCCGGCTACCAGACCTACGTAACCTGTACCGGCTACTGAGATTTTATGCATAGTACTGAATACCTTCCTTCTCATATATATTTAAGATGTTAATCCCAGAGTTATACTCTATTAGGAACGTCTTAATATTAATCTATCTATAGCGACTGGTAATCTCTGACGTGGGTCTGACCCTTATGAGGACCCCAGGGAGGAATTCGAGCACTGAAATCGACCCGCGCAAAGACTATTTTGGTAACCTCCGAACTGAGCGAATCCAATTGGAATGAAAAATTTTGGGATTGGATTCAATTATACCTTTTAGCTAACTGGCAAAATTGTTATAATATTAATAATATATTACGTGGTCTTACTACAGTAGGGTTATTTTAGAATGAGAACTCAATCATCCGTTTGGATTAGCATTGCCGACGATGACTTAGAGGCAGCTGAACACTGCTACCAAGGCCAGCAATACCTCTGGGCTATGTTCATGTGTCAACAAGCGTTAGAAAAATCCATAAAAGCGCTTTGTTTTGAAATGACTGGTGAAACCCCACCCAAAAAACATGACTTAATCGCCTTAGCTGGAATTACAGGAGTTTTGGAGGAATGCCCCAAAGATATGCGTGACTTATTCCGTCGTCTATCAGTTTATTATATCGAAACAAGATATCCTGATAAGCGATCAGAACTTGAGGCTAAATGTAACGCGGCATCTACCAAAAACCCATTGGCCAGTTCAAAGGAGGCTGTTGAATGGCTAAGAAGCAAATTGAGCAAATTGAAATAATCATAAAGGACTATGTAAAGGCAATAAAAGCTAGAAATATACGTATTGAAAAGGCTATCTTATTCGGATCCTATGCCAATGGGCAGGCTAATACTGACAGTGATATTGATATCGCTATTATCTCTCCTGATTTAGGTATAGATTATATTGAAGAGGCCGTTATGTTAAAAGAAATAAGCGAAGAAATAGACCTTAATATTTCACCAAGGCCTTATTCTGTGGATGAATGTAGAAAAGCAAACATCGGGCAGTTCCTCTATGATGAGATTATCAGCAAGGGTAAAACTATAAATACATAGATTTTATTTTAAGTTACACTGCTTTTCTATGTTGGGGTACGACCTCGAGTAGAATTGTATCGTGTAGGATCTGATCTCTTTGGAGAATAATAGCCGGTAATTTTTTATGGGTCTGACACCAATGTCATCTATCTGGTAGTTTTTTATGATGGCCAGACTCCGGGGAGAAATTGGAAATAAAGCCTTGTGTTATTTCCAATTTCTCCCCGGGGCAATCTAGAATTTTGTAATCTGATTTATTTTTTCTAATGTTTTCTCCGGCATTTTATAGTGTTCATCAATTACCGATATACCTTCATTCTGCAAGATATTATTCATCTCAAAATAATCTACTCCTAACATATCAGCACATTGTCTTATACTTAATCTTCCGTCCCTATATGCTTTTATTACTTCGCCTTTATTAAGCTCTCTTAAAGCAATATCAACTAATTGCTGAATAGCTGCCGATCTATCTGTATATCGCTTATTTGCATAAGCATCTATTCTTTTCAAAAGCTCTGGTTCAAAATTAGTACTTATTTTTATTTTTTCTCCCATTGACTTTTCACCCCTAGATAATATTCTAACGCTGAGATAGACAACCTTTTATAACTTACCAAGTATTTTAATGCTCGTTCATACTGTTCTTGACAGTAAAAAGTTATGAAGCTTCTTCCAGCCGATGCATAAAGGGCTTTCTGCTTTTGGACATAATTATTCCGTAAATCACACTATTTCTGAAATTGAAGAAATTATGGAAAAATTCTTCCCGAATAACAGACATAACCGTTTCCTCAGAAGGAACTTCTGAAGAGACGGTTCTTAACCACCCACAATATTTTTGATTAATATACCGTTCATGGTTTATGGCAATAATTTGTAGAATTCCGGTAGCAATGCATCCAAAGTTTACAAAGCCTTCAATTGCATTTATACTACTCGCTATTAACTGTTGTTTTTGGGAACTTAAGTTTGTGAGATCACTGGTAGTTTTGTTACCGAGTTTCGGCCATGCAAGAGTCCAAAAATGGTAGCAAAAAGAACCTATCAGGTGCTTCATCACCTTAAAACTAACTTCGATTTTAAAGCGATAACTGTAAGCGCGAATAACATTTAATGGATCTATGTTCAAATCGGAACACATAAGGATAAACTGGTTTTCTCCGTCTTAAACCAATACAAAGCGAACCTTCTCCTTTATGGGTTTCCAAAGAAGGTCGATACATAAAAAGGAAATAGTTTTCTGCTGATTATAAATTATGATTTCTGCCTCTTGGAAATCTGTATGCCGTAACTTGAATAATTTCATAAGTTTAAGTGCGTTGCCATAGGTACGTGGTCTACCCCGCTTGCCTGTTTTCGGAGGGGGATCCTCATATGCAACAACATTCTTTTTAGCACGTGTTATCAAATGCAATAACCGGTTACCATTTTGGTCTACTAACTCCTTAGCTATAAGAAAAGTAGGGCCAACTGAAAAATAACCGTCCAGTATAATGAGACATTTTTTGCCTAACTGAGTTGCCATGCGAACGGCTGCTGAGGCCATCAAAGTTACCAATGTTGTTTGTTCTTTACCCTCTAATATTGGAGAATCTTTGCCTTGAAAATCCCTTATTTTGTCTACACCTTCATGAATTTCAGCCATGATCGGTATGCAGAAGATCTTTCTTTTTTCTTTGCCAGCCAGTAGACCAAGAACTCCAAAATGATGTCCAGTGATATAGGAAGGCTTTCCAGAGTTATCAGATTCCTGGTGAAGCTTTTTGACACCCGGCATATAGTTTGCTTCTTTAGATACTTTAGTACCATCACCGACAAACAACAAATGATCTTCGATTGTTACTGTTGGACAACGAGACTTTACAATGGTTAACCAGCACTGTTGGATATTCTCCAGTTTCCATGATGATGCTCTAAAAAAGTTCAAAAAGGAAACATAAAGATTGGGTTTAAGACCAAGCCACCGGATTATGGATGAAATCCCGTGATGATCGAGACGAATGATCAAACCCACAATGGTTATAACAAACCAATAGAATGAGGCACTCCGGCTAAAGCACTGGTAAAAACACATCAATATTTTGCTAACTTCACTAATCATGCCCGTCACCCTTCTTTAATGAAAAGGTGTTAGGTGCAGTTCTAATAAACTTCTGTCCTACTTTGACCTTTTTAACCAGTGCTGAAACGATGGAGTCTCGTTCAAGAGTAACATTAAAGCGTCTTTCAGCAATTTCAATGATTTCCGAAATGTGAAGTGGCTTCCCGGCAGATCGAAGTATATCTTCAACAAGATTAAGCTTATACGTACGTTGCTTCTTGGGTGCTTCTTCACCTTTGTACTTATCTATGATCTTTAATGTAGCCTCTGCTATTTCTCTTTGAATATCGAGAAATTGGTCAAATTCGCTCATGGATGTATCCTCCTCAAACTTTTCGTTAATGAAATGATACACCCATGATTATGAGTATGTTAATATATTTTATACTCTTACTAATTCTAATAATTACGGAAATTTATTATTGAGATTAGGTATGTAAAAATATTGGGCAAACATTACTTGAATTTGTTTCAGACGCTGACTGAAAAGGTATGGGTTTGTTGTTTACAGCTTATGGCAAACTTTTTTCTCTTGAGGTATTATGTTAGGAAGATTGATTTTTGAAACGGTCTCCTAGGGGATATTAGTTCTTTAGATTACACGCGCACTTCCGGTGAGGAGATTTTTATAAGCCAACCATACTGTACGAAAGATTAATTTGAGAATGTGTAATGGCTATCAACATTGCGAGTGTTGAATTCACAATTCAACCTATTGATAAAGCAACTGGTAATCTTTAACGTGGGTCTGGAACTTATAAGTAGAAACTTGGCCATAAACATTTTATAGGCCTACCTTTTTGTAAATCAACTGTCACTATTTAACAAGGGGCTGACCCTAATGAGTGAAAATTTGAAAAGAACGATTTTCTCTTTTCAAATTTTTTCGAGCATGAAAAGCTCATTCAACAATGAGATTAAATAGAATAAATTTGCTCGCCACACAGACTGTCCCGACCTTACATACTTTTTTAGTACATAGGTCGCCGTGACTTTTACGTCCGGGCACACCGCAGTTTGTTACCTACCTGCGTTCCGGATATGCTAATCAACTGAATCGGCTAATTGGTGATAGGCGACTTTCACGCCATTAGATTCTCAGCCTTGACGGCTGCTCCCGCACGGTCAGACCCTGATGAAAAATGTCGAATGCTTTCGGCATTTTTCCCGAGCACTAACAACATTTTATTAATCCCAAGGAATGTACTACTCTTAATGCAACTCGTTTTTAATTTTCTGTACAATTTCTTTATCCAGTGCAGTTATTTTACATATAACATCAACCGATATACCTTCTTTCAAGGCCGCCCTTGCTGTTTCTAAAGCCTTTTTCAACTCGCCTTCTTTTATTCCTTCCTTAATACCCTCTTTTATGCCTTCCTTAATACCCTCTTTTATACCCTCTTTTTTTGCCTGCTGCTGCATCTCATCTAGTGTTACCTCGAGGTTCATAATCATAAATTCCACCTCCAACTGGTTGGCTTCCTCCATAATGCGGTCAACTTCCTTATGCAAATGGACCGGCATTCTCGGCTTGATGACATTTTTGAGCCAAATCATAATTTGCCTAAATTCATCCTGAGTTAGTTTTCTCAATACCATGATTAATTTCCTCAGGCGTCTAATTAACTCCTTATGGTTCATTGTCTGATCCAGAACAAATACGCTGGCTATCAGGTTTGCCATTTCGTACAGTTGCTCATCTTTGTATCTGTTGACATCAAACAGTATGTAATTAAAGTCCAGTACCCGCCCACCGAATATTTGATAGTCAGACAGCATTTCCCTGAAATTCATCTTTGCCGTCCAGTTGTTCTTGCCATTGTACAATACCGCCGGTACTATAGCCGGCAGCCTAAAGTCTTTACGATCCCTTTCTTCTTTCTGTGTGTTATTGTACGTTTCTCTCCATATCTGCACCATGTACTGCAGTAAACGAAAGGGCATCAGAAAATCTACAGTAGATTGTAACTCCAGCAGTACGTAGAATATGACATCCTTTTCCTTCGTCCGGAGCCGATACACCACATCTGCCTCTTTTTCACTGAAATCTTCCAGCACGAATGACTTATCAACCAGGAGCAACCCATCTTCTTCTATTTCGTTTACCCAATCCTCTTGCACAAAGGTTTTGATTAATTCCAGAAATATCTTTTTATTGCTGAGAAGCTGCTTATAACCCTTGTCATGGGGATGGTGTGGATGTTTTAGGTTAGGTTGGCCACTTTCC
Proteins encoded in this region:
- a CDS encoding nucleotidyltransferase domain-containing protein; the encoded protein is MAFSSIREEITSIAEKYADLVKEEMNVESVYLFGSFVNGNHDRDSDIDIAVITDDFSGDIIEDTLKLMKIRRKVDTRIEPHPLRKDNPFVREVIATGRRIG
- a CDS encoding HEPN domain-containing protein; protein product: MTKNEIIRYWITSAERDYQTMMHLYDSKDYHWSLFMGHLVLEKLLKAVYVARIDTEVPRIHDLLRLSEKAALNTNDKQKDQLDMITSFNIAARYPDYKHSFYQKCTPAFTKENLVAIEELKTWLLVVLEKK
- a CDS encoding Rpn family recombination-promoting nuclease/putative transposase; the protein is MTESGQPNLKHPHHPHDKGYKQLLSNKKIFLELIKTFVQEDWVNEIEEDGLLLVDKSFVLEDFSEKEADVVYRLRTKEKDVIFYVLLELQSTVDFLMPFRLLQYMVQIWRETYNNTQKEERDRKDFRLPAIVPAVLYNGKNNWTAKMNFREMLSDCQIFGGRVLDFSYILFDVNRYKDEELYEMANLIASVFVLDQTMNHKELITRLRKLIRVLRKLTQDEFRQIMIWLKNVIKPRMPVHLHKEVDRIMEEANQLEVEFMIMNLEVTLDEMQQQAKKEGIKEGIKEGIKEGELKKALETARAALKEGISVDVICKITALDKEIVQKIKNELH
- the galE gene encoding UDP-glucose 4-epimerase GalE; the protein is MVILVTGGAGYIGSHACVELLNADYDVVVVDNLSNSKPESLKRVNQITGKAIKFYKDDVLDKEGLEKVFSENSIEAVIHFAGLKAVGESVQVPLHYYHNNITGTLVLCQVMQKYGVKKLVFSSSATVYGIPECVPITEDFILAATNPYGRTKLMIEEILQDLYLSDKAWSIALLRYFNPIGAHESGLIGEDPNGIPNNLMPYITQVAVGKLEELKVFGNDYPTPDGTGVRDYIHVVDLALGHLKALERIMFGNSIDAYNLGTGRGYSVLEMVASFENASGRKVPYCIVERRPGDVAICFADPTKAKKELGWAAERGIREMCADSWRWQSSNPDGYGD
- a CDS encoding PIN domain-containing protein, encoding MNSVLIDTNILIDVLRSHRKSRPKNKMYEFNSKMAVSLIDKLIDERVNRYISCHSIKELLQYPYISLQEENRIQLLLPTLFRVLPTNQKVARTAGLLSRQSAEYRDYHIEDCYIAATAIVNDLPLYTRNPDDFKFVPHPALEIVVPYQYSVQASF
- a CDS encoding HEPN domain-containing protein; the protein is MRTQSSVWISIADDDLEAAEHCYQGQQYLWAMFMCQQALEKSIKALCFEMTGETPPKKHDLIALAGITGVLEECPKDMRDLFRRLSVYYIETRYPDKRSELEAKCNAASTKNPLASSKEAVEWLRSKLSKLK
- a CDS encoding nucleotidyltransferase domain-containing protein, with the translated sequence MAKKQIEQIEIIIKDYVKAIKARNIRIEKAILFGSYANGQANTDSDIDIAIISPDLGIDYIEEAVMLKEISEEIDLNISPRPYSVDECRKANIGQFLYDEIISKGKTINT
- a CDS encoding UPF0175 family protein, producing the protein MGEKIKISTNFEPELLKRIDAYANKRYTDRSAAIQQLVDIALRELNKGEVIKAYRDGRLSIRQCADMLGVDYFEMNNILQNEGISVIDEHYKMPEKTLEKINQITKF
- a CDS encoding transposase — encoded protein: MISEVSKILMCFYQCFSRSASFYWFVITIVGLIIRLDHHGISSIIRWLGLKPNLYVSFLNFFRASSWKLENIQQCWLTIVKSRCPTVTIEDHLLFVGDGTKVSKEANYMPGVKKLHQESDNSGKPSYITGHHFGVLGLLAGKEKRKIFCIPIMAEIHEGVDKIRDFQGKDSPILEGKEQTTLVTLMASAAVRMATQLGKKCLIILDGYFSVGPTFLIAKELVDQNGNRLLHLITRAKKNVVAYEDPPPKTGKRGRPRTYGNALKLMKLFKLRHTDFQEAEIIIYNQQKTISFLCIDLLWKPIKEKVRFVLV
- a CDS encoding HTH domain-containing protein, which produces MSEFDQFLDIQREIAEATLKIIDKYKGEEAPKKQRTYKLNLVEDILRSAGKPLHISEIIEIAERRFNVTLERDSIVSALVKKVKVGQKFIRTAPNTFSLKKGDGHD